The Tenacibaculum sp. MAR_2010_89 genome has a window encoding:
- the rpsQ gene encoding 30S ribosomal protein S17, with the protein MEKRNLRKERIGVVSSSKMEKSIVVNEVKRVKHPMYGKFVLKTKKYVAHDENNDCNEGDTVKIMETRPLSKSKRWRLVEILERAK; encoded by the coding sequence ATGGAAAAAAGAAATCTTAGAAAAGAGAGAATAGGTGTTGTATCTAGTAGCAAAATGGAGAAATCTATCGTTGTTAATGAGGTAAAAAGAGTAAAGCACCCAATGTACGGTAAGTTCGTTTTAAAAACGAAGAAGTATGTTGCACATGACGAGAATAACGATTGCAACGAAGGTGATACTGTTAAGATAATGGAAACTCGTCCATTAAGTAAATCTAAACGTTGGAGATTAGTAGAAATCCTAGAAAGAGCTAAATAA
- the rplP gene encoding 50S ribosomal protein L16: protein MLQPKRVKFRKVQKGKGNMSGNSGRGTQLSNGMFGIKSLDQNLLTSRQIEAARIAATRHMKREGQLWIKIFPDKPITKKPLEVRMGKGKGAPDHFVSVVKPGRILFEVGGVPMDVAKEALRLAAQKLPVKTKFVIARDFDFNA from the coding sequence ATGTTACAGCCAAAAAGAGTAAAATTCCGTAAAGTCCAGAAGGGTAAGGGAAATATGAGCGGTAACTCTGGTAGAGGTACTCAACTTTCTAATGGAATGTTTGGGATCAAATCTTTAGACCAGAATTTACTTACATCTCGTCAGATTGAAGCAGCACGTATTGCAGCAACTCGTCATATGAAAAGAGAAGGGCAGCTTTGGATTAAAATATTTCCAGACAAGCCAATAACTAAAAAGCCTTTAGAGGTACGTATGGGTAAGGGTAAAGGAGCACCTGATCATTTCGTATCAGTAGTTAAACCAGGTAGAATTTTGTTCGAAGTTGGTGGAGTACCAATGGATGTTGCAAAAGAAGCTTTACGTTTAGCAGCTCAGAAACTTCCAGTAAAAACGAAGTTTGTTATCGCAAGAGATTTTGATTTTAACGCTTAA
- the rplC gene encoding 50S ribosomal protein L3, which yields MSGLIGRKVGMTSLFDENGKNIPCTVIEAGPCVVTQVRTEEVDGYNALQLGFDDKKAKSSNKALDGHFKKAGTTAKRKVIEFQGFEGEYKLGDSVTVEYFAEGEFVDVSGVSKGKGFQGVVKRHGFAGVGQATHGQHNRLRAPGSIGAASYPARVFKGMRMAGRMGGDNVKVQNLRVLKVVPEKNLIVVKGAIPGHKNSYVTIEK from the coding sequence ATGTCTGGGTTAATAGGAAGAAAAGTAGGAATGACCAGCTTATTCGATGAGAACGGGAAAAATATTCCTTGTACTGTAATCGAAGCAGGTCCTTGCGTCGTTACCCAAGTCAGAACCGAAGAGGTTGACGGCTATAACGCGTTACAACTTGGTTTCGATGACAAAAAAGCAAAAAGCTCAAATAAAGCTTTAGATGGTCACTTTAAAAAAGCTGGCACAACTGCTAAAAGAAAAGTCATTGAATTTCAAGGATTCGAAGGAGAGTACAAATTAGGAGATTCAGTTACTGTTGAGTATTTTGCAGAAGGAGAGTTTGTAGATGTATCAGGAGTTTCAAAAGGTAAAGGTTTTCAAGGTGTTGTAAAACGTCATGGATTTGCTGGAGTTGGACAAGCAACTCACGGTCAGCACAACCGTTTAAGAGCGCCAGGTTCTATTGGTGCTGCTTCATACCCTGCAAGAGTATTTAAAGGAATGCGCATGGCAGGACGTATGGGAGGAGATAATGTAAAAGTTCAAAATTTAAGAGTATTGAAAGTGGTTCCAGAAAAGAACCTTATCGTTGTTAAAGGAGCAATTCCAGGACACAAGAACTCTTACGTAACTATTGAGAAATAA
- the rplV gene encoding 50S ribosomal protein L22 translates to MGSRKHNMATQLKEARKQRAFAKLTNCPTSPRKMRLVADLVRGVEVEKALQILKFSPKEASRNLEKLLMSAIANWQAKNEDASIEEAGLFVKSICVDSAGMLKRLRPAPQGRAHRIRKRSNHVTLELGAKNKSN, encoded by the coding sequence ATGGGAAGTCGTAAACATAACATGGCAACACAGTTAAAAGAAGCGAGAAAGCAAAGAGCTTTTGCAAAGCTTACTAACTGTCCTACATCACCAAGGAAAATGCGCTTGGTGGCTGATTTGGTAAGAGGAGTAGAGGTTGAAAAAGCTTTACAAATCTTGAAGTTTAGTCCTAAAGAAGCATCTAGAAATTTAGAGAAATTGTTAATGTCTGCAATTGCAAACTGGCAAGCTAAAAATGAAGATGCAAGTATTGAAGAGGCTGGATTATTCGTGAAATCTATTTGTGTAGATAGCGCAGGAATGTTAAAAAGATTAAGACCAGCTCCACAAGGGCGTGCACATAGAATAAGAAAACGTTCTAATCACGTAACTTTAGAGTTAGGAGCTAAAAATAAAAGTAATTAA
- the rplO gene encoding 50S ribosomal protein L15 — translation MSLHNLKPAEGSVKKVKRIARGEGSGKGGTATRGHNGQKSRSGYSRKIGFEGGQMPLQRRVPKFGFTNINRKEYVGVNLDKLQNLVDSGKITDTVSLDVLVENRLARKNDLVKILGGGELKAKLNITVHKFTATAKAAIEAAGGEAVTL, via the coding sequence ATGAGTTTACACAACTTAAAACCGGCAGAGGGATCTGTTAAAAAAGTTAAGAGAATTGCACGTGGTGAAGGTTCTGGTAAAGGTGGTACCGCTACAAGAGGTCACAATGGGCAAAAGTCTCGTTCAGGATATTCTCGTAAAATTGGATTTGAAGGTGGTCAAATGCCACTTCAAAGACGTGTGCCTAAATTTGGTTTTACTAACATAAATCGTAAAGAATATGTTGGTGTTAATTTAGATAAATTACAAAATTTAGTAGATAGCGGAAAAATTACTGACACTGTTAGTTTAGATGTTTTAGTAGAAAACCGTTTAGCTCGTAAAAACGACTTAGTTAAAATATTAGGTGGAGGAGAGTTAAAAGCTAAATTAAATATTACTGTACATAAATTTACTGCTACAGCTAAAGCTGCTATTGAAGCTGCTGGAGGCGAAGCGGTTACCTTATAA
- the rplW gene encoding 50S ribosomal protein L23: MSILIKPIITEKATNDSEVFNRYTFVVNKKANKVEIKGAIEATYGVAVSAVRTMNHPAERKTKYTKKGLVSGLTSGYKKAVVQLAEGETIDFYNNL; encoded by the coding sequence ATGAGTATTTTAATTAAACCTATTATTACGGAAAAAGCTACAAATGATAGCGAGGTATTTAACCGTTATACATTTGTTGTAAATAAGAAAGCTAACAAAGTTGAAATCAAAGGTGCTATTGAAGCTACCTATGGTGTAGCAGTATCTGCTGTTAGAACTATGAACCATCCTGCTGAAAGAAAAACTAAATACACTAAAAAAGGTTTAGTATCTGGATTAACAAGTGGTTATAAAAAAGCAGTTGTACAGTTAGCAGAAGGAGAAACTATTGATTTTTATAACAATCTTTAA
- the rpsH gene encoding 30S ribosomal protein S8, with translation MYTDPIADFLTRVRNAIAAGHRVVEIPASKLKKEMTKILFDQGYVLSYQFNEDKVQGTIKIALKYDRETKESVIRKIQRISTPGLRKYVGAKEMPRVLNGLGIAIVSTSRGVMTNKKARLENVGGEVLCYVY, from the coding sequence ATGTACACAGATCCAATCGCGGATTTTCTTACTCGTGTCAGAAATGCTATCGCAGCTGGTCATAGAGTAGTAGAGATTCCTGCTTCAAAATTGAAGAAGGAAATGACGAAAATTTTGTTCGATCAAGGTTACGTTTTAAGTTATCAGTTCAATGAAGATAAAGTTCAAGGAACTATCAAGATAGCTTTAAAATATGACAGAGAGACAAAAGAATCAGTAATCAGAAAAATTCAGAGAATTTCAACACCAGGTTTACGTAAATACGTTGGCGCTAAAGAAATGCCAAGAGTATTAAACGGATTAGGTATTGCTATTGTTTCTACATCTAGAGGTGTAATGACAAACAAAAAAGCAAGACTTGAAAATGTTGGTGGAGAAGTTTTATGTTACGTTTACTAA
- the rplD gene encoding 50S ribosomal protein L4 — MKVAVLDITGKDTGRKVELSSEVFGIEPNDHAIYLDVKQYLANQRQGTHKSKERAEIAGSTRKIKKQKGTGTARAGSIKSGVFRGGGRMFGPRPRNYSFKLNKNLKRLARKSALSIQAKDNNLVVVEDFNFEAPRTKEFINVLKALELDSKKSLFVLTEESKNVYLSSRNLKKSKVVNATGINTYNVLNASKVVIAESSLEGIESNLSK, encoded by the coding sequence ATGAAAGTAGCAGTATTAGATATTACAGGAAAAGATACTGGTAGAAAAGTTGAACTTTCTAGCGAAGTATTCGGAATTGAACCAAACGATCACGCGATTTATTTAGATGTTAAACAGTACTTGGCTAACCAAAGACAAGGTACTCATAAGTCTAAAGAAAGAGCTGAAATAGCAGGTAGTACAAGAAAGATTAAAAAACAAAAAGGAACTGGTACTGCAAGAGCAGGATCTATCAAGTCTGGTGTTTTTAGAGGTGGAGGACGTATGTTCGGACCAAGACCAAGAAACTATTCTTTCAAATTAAATAAAAACTTAAAGCGTTTAGCTCGCAAATCAGCTTTAAGTATTCAAGCAAAAGATAATAATTTAGTAGTTGTTGAAGATTTCAATTTTGAAGCTCCAAGAACTAAAGAATTTATTAATGTATTAAAAGCTTTAGAATTAGATTCAAAGAAATCTTTATTTGTTTTAACTGAAGAAAGTAAAAATGTTTACTTATCATCAAGAAACTTAAAAAAGTCTAAAGTTGTAAATGCTACAGGTATTAATACTTACAATGTTTTAAACGCAAGTAAAGTAGTTATAGCTGAAAGCTCATTAGAAGGAATTGAATCTAATTTAAGTAAATAG
- the rpsN gene encoding 30S ribosomal protein S14, with product MAKESMKARERKRAKMVEKYAEKRKALKEAGDYEALQKLPKNASPIRKHNRCKLTGRPKGYMRQFGISRVTFREMANQGLIPGVKKASW from the coding sequence ATGGCTAAAGAATCAATGAAAGCGCGTGAGCGCAAAAGAGCTAAAATGGTTGAAAAGTATGCTGAAAAGAGAAAAGCTTTAAAAGAAGCTGGAGACTACGAAGCATTACAAAAATTACCAAAGAATGCATCACCAATTAGAAAGCACAACCGTTGTAAATTAACTGGTCGTCCAAAAGGGTATATGCGTCAGTTCGGAATTTCACGTGTAACTTTCCGTGAAATGGCTAATCAAGGGTTAATCCCAGGAGTAAAAAAAGCAAGCTGGTAA
- the rplX gene encoding 50S ribosomal protein L24, producing the protein MKKFKIKSGDTVKVIAGDHKGSEGKVLQILKDKDRVVVEGVNMVSKHTKPSATNPQGGIVKKEASLHISNVALVENNEAVRVGYKVEGDKKVRFSKKSDKAI; encoded by the coding sequence ATGAAGAAGTTCAAAATCAAATCAGGAGATACTGTTAAAGTAATAGCAGGAGATCACAAAGGATCAGAAGGTAAAGTTTTACAAATCCTTAAAGATAAAGATAGAGTTGTAGTAGAGGGAGTAAATATGGTTTCTAAACATACTAAACCTAGCGCAACAAATCCACAAGGAGGAATTGTAAAAAAGGAAGCTTCTTTACATATATCTAATGTAGCATTAGTTGAAAACAACGAAGCTGTAAGAGTTGGATATAAAGTAGAAGGAGATAAAAAAGTGAGATTTTCAAAAAAATCAGATAAAGCAATATAA
- the rplB gene encoding 50S ribosomal protein L2, whose translation MSVRKLKPITPGQRFRVVNGFDTITTDKPEKSLLAPKKRSGGRNNQGRMTTRNIGGGHKQKYRIIDFKRDKEGIPATVKTIEYDPNRTAFIALVSYADGEKRYVIAQNGLKVGQTIVSGKESTPDVGNAMYLSDIPLGTTISCIELHPGQGAVMARSAGSFAQLMARDGKYATVKLPSGETRLILLTCKAVIGVVSNSDHQLLVSGKAGRSRWLGKRPRTNAVRMNPVDHPMGGGEGRSSGGHPRSRNGIPAKGYKTRSKTKASNKYIIERRKK comes from the coding sequence ATGTCAGTTAGAAAATTAAAACCAATAACACCAGGTCAGCGTTTTAGAGTAGTGAATGGGTTCGACACCATTACTACTGATAAGCCGGAGAAATCTTTATTAGCTCCGAAAAAACGATCTGGAGGTCGAAACAATCAGGGAAGAATGACTACACGTAATATCGGTGGTGGTCATAAGCAAAAATACCGTATTATTGATTTCAAAAGAGATAAAGAAGGTATCCCTGCAACAGTAAAAACTATTGAGTACGATCCAAATCGTACTGCATTTATTGCCTTAGTTAGTTATGCTGATGGAGAAAAGCGTTATGTAATTGCACAAAACGGATTAAAAGTAGGTCAAACTATCGTTTCAGGTAAAGAATCTACTCCAGATGTGGGTAATGCTATGTACTTAAGTGATATTCCTTTAGGAACAACTATTTCATGTATTGAATTACATCCAGGTCAAGGAGCTGTTATGGCTCGTTCTGCTGGTTCTTTTGCTCAATTAATGGCAAGAGATGGTAAGTACGCTACTGTTAAGTTACCTTCAGGAGAAACAAGATTAATCTTATTAACTTGTAAAGCTGTTATAGGAGTTGTATCTAATTCAGATCATCAATTATTAGTATCTGGTAAAGCAGGTAGAAGTAGATGGTTAGGTAAGCGTCCTAGAACTAATGCTGTAAGAATGAATCCAGTTGATCACCCAATGGGAGGTGGAGAAGGACGTTCATCAGGAGGTCATCCAAGATCTAGAAATGGTATACCAGCTAAAGGATACAAAACTAGATCTAAGACTAAAGCTAGTAACAAGTATATCATAGAACGTAGAAAGAAATAA
- the rplE gene encoding 50S ribosomal protein L5 gives MSYVPRLKEEYKSRVIKALTDEFGYSNVMQVPKLQKIVVSKGVGAAIADKKLIEYAIDELTRITGQKAVPTISKKDVANFKLRKGMPIGAKVTLRGVVMYEFLDRLVTASLPRVRDFNGIKANGFDGRGNYNLGITEQIIYPEINIDQVKKISGMDITFVTSANTDKEAKSLLGELGLPFKKN, from the coding sequence ATGAGTTACGTACCAAGATTAAAAGAAGAGTACAAGAGCAGAGTTATCAAGGCTCTTACTGATGAATTTGGTTATAGCAATGTAATGCAAGTTCCTAAATTACAGAAAATTGTAGTAAGTAAAGGAGTAGGTGCAGCTATAGCAGATAAGAAATTAATTGAATATGCTATTGATGAGTTAACAAGAATAACTGGTCAAAAAGCAGTTCCAACAATTTCTAAAAAGGATGTTGCAAACTTTAAATTACGTAAAGGTATGCCAATTGGTGCAAAAGTTACGTTAAGAGGAGTTGTAATGTATGAATTTTTAGACCGTTTAGTAACAGCCTCTTTACCACGTGTAAGAGACTTTAACGGAATTAAAGCAAATGGTTTTGATGGTAGAGGTAATTACAATTTAGGAATTACTGAACAAATCATCTACCCAGAGATTAATATTGACCAAGTTAAAAAAATCAGTGGAATGGATATTACTTTTGTAACATCTGCAAATACTGATAAAGAAGCAAAGTCATTATTAGGAGAATTAGGTTTACCATTTAAAAAGAATTAA
- the rplR gene encoding 50S ribosomal protein L18, which produces MALSKLERRQRIKHRIRKIVTGTAEKPRLSVFRSNKEIYAQLVDDVAGVTLASVSSRDKEIASSSKAEAATAVGKSIAEKANKAGVQMVAFDRNGYLYHGRVKVLADAAREAGLKF; this is translated from the coding sequence ATGGCATTATCAAAGCTTGAAAGAAGACAACGTATTAAGCATAGAATTAGAAAAATTGTTACAGGAACTGCTGAAAAACCAAGATTATCGGTTTTTAGAAGTAACAAAGAAATTTATGCTCAATTAGTTGACGATGTAGCGGGTGTTACTTTAGCATCTGTATCATCAAGAGATAAAGAAATAGCATCAAGTTCTAAAGCAGAAGCTGCAACTGCAGTAGGTAAATCTATAGCTGAAAAAGCTAACAAAGCTGGCGTACAAATGGTTGCTTTTGATCGTAATGGGTATTTATACCACGGTAGAGTAAAAGTATTAGCAGACGCTGCTAGAGAAGCTGGTTTAAAATTTTAA
- the rpsC gene encoding 30S ribosomal protein S3 — MGQKTNPIGNRLGIIRGWESNWYGGNDYGDKIAEDDKIRKYIYARLSKASVSRVIIERTLKLVTVTITTARPGIIIGKGGQEVDKLKEELKKITGKEVQINIFEIKRPELDAKLVAASVARQIENRISYKRATKMAIAAAIRMNAEGIKIQLSGRLNGAEMARSEHYKEGRIPLSTFRADIDYALVESHTTYGRIGVKVWIMKGEVYGKRELSPLVGLSKQKGNSNKGGGKRQPRRRK, encoded by the coding sequence ATGGGACAAAAAACAAATCCAATAGGAAATCGTTTAGGAATTATCAGAGGATGGGAATCTAACTGGTATGGTGGAAATGACTACGGAGATAAAATTGCTGAAGATGACAAGATAAGAAAGTATATTTATGCTAGATTATCTAAAGCAAGTGTTTCTCGTGTAATAATAGAGCGTACTTTAAAACTTGTAACCGTTACTATCACTACTGCACGTCCAGGTATCATTATTGGTAAAGGAGGTCAAGAGGTAGACAAGTTAAAAGAAGAGCTTAAAAAAATTACTGGGAAAGAAGTTCAAATTAATATTTTTGAAATTAAGCGTCCTGAATTAGATGCTAAATTAGTTGCAGCTAGTGTTGCACGTCAAATTGAAAATAGAATTTCTTACAAGAGAGCTACGAAAATGGCTATTGCTGCTGCAATTAGAATGAATGCTGAAGGGATTAAAATCCAACTATCAGGTCGTTTAAATGGAGCTGAAATGGCACGTTCTGAACATTATAAAGAAGGAAGAATTCCTCTTTCTACTTTTAGAGCAGATATCGATTATGCACTTGTTGAATCGCATACTACATACGGAAGAATTGGTGTGAAAGTATGGATAATGAAAGGTGAGGTTTATGGTAAACGTGAACTATCTCCATTAGTAGGATTATCTAAGCAAAAAGGGAATTCTAATAAAGGAGGAGGAAAACGTCAACCTCGCAGAAGAAAATAA
- the rplN gene encoding 50S ribosomal protein L14, with protein MLQTESRLKVADNTGAKEVLVIRVLGGTKKRYASVGDKIVVTVKSATPNGTVKKGQVSRAVVVRTKKEVRRKDGSYIRFDDNACVLLNPTEEMRGTRVFGPVARELREKQFMKIVSLAPEVL; from the coding sequence ATGTTACAAACAGAATCAAGATTAAAAGTAGCAGATAACACTGGAGCAAAAGAAGTTTTAGTGATTAGAGTTTTAGGTGGAACAAAAAAGCGTTACGCTAGCGTTGGAGATAAAATCGTTGTTACGGTAAAATCTGCAACTCCAAACGGAACTGTAAAGAAGGGTCAAGTATCTCGTGCAGTTGTTGTTCGTACTAAGAAAGAAGTTAGACGTAAAGACGGATCTTATATTAGATTTGACGATAATGCTTGTGTACTTTTAAATCCTACTGAGGAAATGAGAGGTACTCGTGTATTTGGACCTGTTGCTCGTGAATTACGTGAGAAGCAGTTTATGAAGATTGTATCATTAGCACCTGAAGTGCTTTAA
- the rpmD gene encoding 50S ribosomal protein L30, translating to MSKIRVTQVKSQIGRLKNQKRTLEALGLRKMNQTVEHEATPSIVGMVNTIKHLVSVEEIK from the coding sequence ATGAGTAAAATTAGAGTTACACAAGTAAAAAGTCAAATCGGTCGCCTTAAAAATCAAAAAAGAACGTTAGAGGCACTAGGTTTACGTAAAATGAACCAAACTGTAGAGCATGAGGCAACTCCTTCTATAGTTGGTATGGTAAATACAATTAAACACTTAGTTTCCGTAGAGGAAATTAAATAA
- the rpsJ gene encoding 30S ribosomal protein S10, with protein sequence MSQKIRIKLKSYDYNLVDKSAEKIVKTVKSTGAVVNGPIPLPTHKKIFTVLRSPHVNKKSREQFQLSAYKRLLDIYSSSSKTIDALMKLELPSGVEVEIKV encoded by the coding sequence ATGAGTCAAAAAATTAGAATAAAATTAAAATCTTACGATTATAATTTAGTAGATAAGTCTGCTGAGAAAATCGTAAAGACAGTGAAAAGTACTGGAGCGGTTGTAAATGGACCAATTCCATTACCAACTCATAAAAAGATTTTTACAGTATTACGTTCACCACACGTAAATAAAAAATCAAGAGAACAATTTCAATTATCTGCTTACAAGCGTTTGTTAGATATTTATAGTTCTTCTTCAAAAACTATTGATGCTTTAATGAAACTTGAGTTACCAAGTGGAGTAGAAGTTGAGATTAAAGTATAA
- the rpmC gene encoding 50S ribosomal protein L29, with product MKQSEIKELSIADLQEQLVALKKNYTDLKMAHAITPLENPLQLRSLRKTVARIATELTKRELQ from the coding sequence ATGAAACAATCAGAAATTAAAGAATTATCTATCGCAGACTTACAAGAACAGTTAGTAGCGTTAAAGAAAAATTATACGGATCTTAAGATGGCTCATGCCATAACTCCATTGGAAAACCCATTGCAGTTAAGAAGCTTAAGAAAAACTGTAGCAAGAATTGCTACAGAATTAACTAAAAGAGAATTACAATAA
- the rpsS gene encoding 30S ribosomal protein S19: MARSLKKGPYVHYKLEKKVMANVEAGSKSVIKTWSRASMITPDFVGQTIAVHNGRQFVPVYVTENMVGHKLGEFSPTRSFRGHAGAKNKGKK, encoded by the coding sequence ATGGCAAGATCATTAAAAAAAGGACCTTACGTTCACTACAAGTTAGAGAAAAAAGTGATGGCTAATGTTGAAGCAGGAAGTAAATCAGTTATTAAAACTTGGTCAAGAGCAAGTATGATTACACCTGACTTTGTTGGACAAACAATTGCAGTTCATAACGGACGTCAATTTGTTCCAGTATATGTTACTGAAAACATGGTAGGTCATAAATTAGGAGAATTTTCACCAACTCGTTCTTTTAGAGGGCATGCAGGTGCAAAAAATAAAGGTAAAAAATAG
- the rpsE gene encoding 30S ribosomal protein S5, whose amino-acid sequence MMLGYKNIERVKPSGLELVDKLVGVQRVTKVTKGGRAFGFSAIVVVGDGSGVVGHGLGKSKDVASAIAKAVEDAKKNLVRIPILDGTLPHEQKGKFGGAKVFIKPASHGTGVIAGGAVRSVLESVGIKDVLSKSQGSSNPHNVVKATFDALLQLRSAATIAKQRGISLEKVFNG is encoded by the coding sequence ATTATGTTAGGATATAAAAACATAGAAAGAGTAAAACCAAGCGGTTTAGAGCTTGTAGATAAATTAGTAGGTGTACAACGTGTTACTAAAGTAACTAAGGGGGGTAGAGCATTTGGTTTCTCTGCAATCGTAGTAGTTGGTGATGGTAGCGGAGTTGTAGGTCATGGATTAGGAAAGTCTAAAGATGTTGCCTCAGCTATTGCAAAAGCAGTAGAAGATGCAAAGAAAAATTTAGTACGTATTCCTATTTTAGACGGAACTTTACCTCACGAACAAAAAGGTAAGTTTGGTGGTGCGAAAGTATTCATTAAGCCAGCTTCACATGGTACCGGGGTTATCGCCGGTGGTGCTGTTCGTTCGGTATTAGAATCTGTTGGTATTAAAGACGTATTATCAAAATCTCAAGGATCATCTAACCCTCACAATGTTGTAAAAGCTACTTTTGACGCTTTATTACAATTACGTAGTGCGGCAACTATAGCTAAACAAAGAGGTATATCTTTAGAGAAAGTTTTTAACGGTTAA
- the rplF gene encoding 50S ribosomal protein L6: MSRIGKNPIALPQGVEVKVDGNVVTVKGKLGELTQELKSGITAKIEDGILTVERSSESKDDRSAHGLYRALINNMIEGVSKGYTKELELVGVGYRASNQGQKLELALGFSHSITLNLAPEVKVETVSEKGKNPIIKLSSFDKQLVGQVAAKIRSFRKPEPYKGKGIKFVGEVLRRKAGKSA; the protein is encoded by the coding sequence ATGAGTAGAATAGGAAAAAATCCAATCGCATTACCACAAGGTGTTGAAGTTAAAGTAGACGGGAACGTGGTTACAGTTAAAGGTAAATTAGGTGAATTAACTCAAGAGTTAAAATCTGGTATTACTGCAAAAATCGAAGATGGTATTTTAACAGTTGAAAGATCATCAGAAAGTAAAGACGATAGATCAGCACATGGTTTATATCGTGCTTTAATCAATAATATGATTGAGGGAGTTTCTAAAGGTTATACCAAAGAACTAGAATTAGTTGGTGTAGGTTATAGAGCATCTAATCAAGGTCAAAAATTAGAATTGGCTTTAGGTTTCTCTCATAGTATTACTTTAAATTTAGCTCCAGAAGTTAAGGTTGAGACAGTATCTGAAAAAGGTAAAAATCCAATCATTAAATTATCTTCATTTGACAAGCAATTAGTTGGTCAAGTAGCAGCAAAAATTCGTTCTTTCCGTAAGCCAGAGCCTTATAAAGGAAAAGGAATTAAGTTTGTAGGAGAAGTATTAAGAAGAAAAGCAGGTAAATCTGCATAA